From one Macaca nemestrina isolate mMacNem1 chromosome 5, mMacNem.hap1, whole genome shotgun sequence genomic stretch:
- the LOC139363480 gene encoding histone H4, which produces MSGRGKGGKGLGKGGAKRHRKVLRDNIQGITKPAIRRLARRGGVKRISGLIYEETRGVLKVFLENVIRDAVTYTEHAKRKTVTAMDVVYALKRQGRTLYGFGG; this is translated from the coding sequence ATGTCTGGACGTGGTAAGGGTGGGAAAGGCTTAGGTAAGGGAGGCGCTAAGCGTCACCGCAAGGTTTTGCGGGACAACATTCAGGGCATCACTAAGCCAGCCATCCGCCGCCTTGCTCGCCGCGGCGGTGTCAAGCGTATTTCTGGCCTTATCTATGAGGAGACCCGTGGTGTTCTGAAGGTGTTCCTGGAGAACGTGATTCGTGATGCAGTCACTTACACGGAGCATGCTAAACGCAAGACTGTAACAGCAATGGATGTGGTCTATGCGCTGAAGCGACAGGGACGCACTCTTTACGGCTTCGGTGGTTAA